The Podospora pseudoanserina strain CBS 124.78 chromosome 7 map unlocalized CBS124.78p_7, whole genome shotgun sequence region CAATATATGCTCATCGCCATGTTCCTCCGTGTATGCATACATGTATATGCTCATAGCAAACcgcaagaaaaaaatatCAAAAACGCTATGTGACGAATCAAAAACCAACAGTACACAATGATGATACAAAACAGGCGTCAGTaaacaacaagacaagaaaaagacgaCCGCAGCTCATCCCATCATGCACCACATATGTCGTGGCGCGCGTGTGTTGCATGTCCCAGCGATTCATTAAATCGTGCCTcagccagcatcatcaacttcattGTCCATCTTTTTcgcaacctctccatccattCCTCAACCTGGGTATAAATCCATGCACCACAACCTTCAACCATCAAACACCAATATACATCATGACCCATCACTGAAAGTAGGTGGGGTCAGCAGCAACCTTCTCGGCACCAATCCAGCTCTTGGGCAAAAAGGCCCAGATAGTTCCGATGACACTTAGAATTGTCGACAGAATCATCATGCTCATGACTGCGATTCTCTCCTTGCTCTGAATCTCACTCGCGAAGAGCTTCAGGTAAAAGGCCAATGGCAAGCTGGAGAATGGTCAGTGTGATACCAGAAAGCCGTAGGTGATAGTGAAGCTTACGTCACGCAAATGGTGAAGCACAAAGCGCTCCCCATGAAGGCCATGATGCTATCAAAGGCCGGGAAGAGAATCGCAATGACCAAGAACACAATGATGACCACGACACGGACGACCACCTTCATCACCCCACGGAAGTACATCGACCTCCCAATGAAACCAGCATTGTCGGCAACGGTCTGAGTGTTCAGGCCGAACAGGACCTCGATCGTCGACACGATAGGGCGAGCATTCAGGGGGATCTTGGTGAGAGGGATGATGGCCACGAAGAAGGTCATGAACACGGTGAGCACTCGCGGGTAGCTGGCTTCCATCAAGAGATTGGAAGTGATCTCGTCGCGGACGTCGTCGCCAAACATCAGGAGACCGGCAACGGCAGTTACGGCGTCAAGAATGTACTAAGCTAATGTTAGCAACCGCTGGTTATGGAAGGGCATTCACACGACACTTACGGTGAATGAGAAGGAATACTTGAGCGCCTTGGCGTACTTGTAGGGATGTCTCATGTCACGATAGATCTCGTCTTGTCAGTTTTTTCTTCCCACGAAAAACCTGTTGATATGTCGATCGCTTACATTTGGAAACACACTGTGCCCGCCCCTATGATCAGTTAGCAATGTGTGGTTCTGAGCGGGAGTCGATGTTGGCTCACCAAGGAGACATGAGCAGCCCGAAAGACAGCGGTAAAGTCAACCAGTTCTCAGGGAGAAGGTAGGTCTTTGCCGGCTCAATGAGGGAACCAGGTGTAGTTGGCTTCAAGAACCCGTCGAGCAGCAAGATGAGCACAACTAAACGACCATGTCAGCATCTAATGCCCACGCGAACCAACATTTCACAAGACTTACTGCTGAGGCAGGAAAAGATACCAAGAATACTCGTAAAACTCAGCAGCCGCAGTGGCATAAAGTTCAGAGGTATCAGTATCGCGGCGCAAAACACTTTCCACCCATTTACAGACAAGAAGCCAGGGAACAGCAGATCAAGAGAGTCAGCAAACAACACAATCAGCGCAACACATGCAGCGAGAAGCTCGAGCGTAAAAAGCACACTGGTCGCTATTCGCGCATTGCGTCCGAAAGAGATGAAGGCTAGGTCGGAAAAGGTGATCAGGCTGGGGTCCAGATCCATACACTTTGCGAGGAGTTTGGCCGTATAAGCCGTTACTGCAGCGCATAGGAACAAGGCCACCATGCCTATGATCCAACCGGCATACTTGATACCCATGGGCAAGCTCAGGAGACCAACGCCGATCAAGACGCTTCGGAACGTCAGTACACTCACCAGACTGAACACGGAAAGCAGGCAGTGGCACTTACTTGGTCGAATTGAACACAGTCTGGGGCAGCGTAGACTGACCCTCGACAGCCAGAACAATCTTGCCATCCTGCTCCACCTCCTTGACCAAAATAGGGGCAATTTCGTCATCTGGAACATTGGCACCgctctcctgctgctgctgccagaGCGCAGCCGCCTCGGCCATGGACGCCCTGCTGACACTGGACCGTATTGTGCCATAGTCGATGTTAGATCCGTAGCTTCCCACAATCGAGGGCGTCGCTagatgaggaggaatggCAAAGATCGAAGTGCCCGACATCGACTGATGACTGCCAGTCCGGAACAATGGTCCTCCTAGTTCCTGCTCGAGGGCCTTCGCCTCCCGTTCACGGTAGTCAGCGGCAGCGACCTGGCGGCCTGGAGAGAAGCTCGCGCCTGGCTCAGGgctttccctttcctccctgATGGGCTGGTCGGCGAGACTTTGTTGGTTGGCCGCGGCCTGGAAGTGCTCGTGGAGCAGGGAGGTCCTCTCGGCGGAGCCTTGTTCGGCCGTGTCGATGGGACTTCGGCCATACTGAATCGGCTGGTGGGCTTGGTCTGGCGCAAAGACGAACGAGGGTCGTTGGGGGATAACTTCACTGAAACCAGCCGCACGCTGCCAACTGCGGGTGAAGGAACGGATACTGTTGACACCGCCGATGTCTGTCAGGGCAGTCAggcggttggtgatggaagaTCTGTGATTGCCAAGTCAATATTTCAGCCGTAGGTAGCTCGCGTGATCGTGCAACgcacctcctccgtctcagGTGTGGCCACTCTCCATCGTCCTGGTTGGAGTCCACACTCCTTCCTAGGAGAGACTCGTTTTCAAACTGTACACTCCTGTTCCCTATCGAAGAAACACTGCCTGTTCGTGACATTCCACCGCGCTCATACTGGTCCCAGGTGGTGGGGTTATTTCTCGAGGCCATCTGGTCTTGCGGGAGGCGCTCGAGGCTCCAGACTCAGGTATGCCTTGGTCTTTGGACAGCCTTCAGTTGGGACGTCACAacaaaggaaaggaaaaagagatTTCAGAGACACACAGAGAGAAACAGACAAGTCAAGCAAGCGAAAAACTtgtgggctggtggtgtgtgtgtgttttcgCAAGCCGTCGCGGGGGATGTCACCAACGCGCCCGCAAAGCAGGGTCTGGCCCGGGGACGATTCAGT contains the following coding sequences:
- a CDS encoding uncharacterized protein (COG:E; EggNog:ENOG503NV48), which produces MASRNNPTTWDQYERGGMSRTGSVSSIGNRSVQFENESLLGRSVDSNQDDGEWPHLRRRRSSITNRLTALTDIGGVNSIRSFTRSWQRAAGFSEVIPQRPSFVFAPDQAHQPIQYGRSPIDTAEQGSAERTSLLHEHFQAAANQQSLADQPIREERESPEPGASFSPGRQVAAADYREREAKALEQELGGPLFRTGSHQSMSGTSIFAIPPHLATPSIVGSYGSNIDYGTIRSSVSRASMAEAAALWQQQQESGANVPDDEIAPILVKEVEQDGKIVLAVEGQSTLPQTVFNSTNVLIGVGLLSLPMGIKYAGWIIGMVALFLCAAVTAYTAKLLAKCMDLDPSLITFSDLAFISFGRNARIATSVLFTLELLAACVALIVLFADSLDLLFPGFLSVNGWKVFCAAILIPLNFMPLRLLSFTSILGIFSCLSIVLILLLDGFLKPTTPGSLIEPAKTYLLPENWLTLPLSFGLLMSPWGGHSVFPNIYRDMRHPYKYAKALKYSFSFTTVADNAGFIGRSMYFRGVMKVVVRVVVIIVFLVIAILFPAFDSIMAFMGSALCFTICVTLPLAFYLKLFASEIQSKERIAVMSMMILSTILSVIGTIWAFLPKSWIGAEKVAADPTYFQ